Proteins encoded in a region of the Panthera tigris isolate Pti1 chromosome B2, P.tigris_Pti1_mat1.1, whole genome shotgun sequence genome:
- the HMGA1 gene encoding high mobility group protein HMG-I/HMG-Y isoform X1, which translates to MSESSSKSSQPLASKQEKDGTEKRGRGRPRKQPPVSPGTALVGSQKEPSEVPTPKRPRGRPKGSKNKGAAKTRKTTTTPGRKPRGRPKKLEKEEEEGISQESSEEEQ; encoded by the exons ATGAGCGAGTCGAGCTCGAAGTCCAGCCAGCCCTTGGCCTCCAAGCAGGAAAAGGACGGCACTGAGAAGCGGGGTCGGGGCAGGCCGCGCAAGCAGCCTCCGGTGAGTCCCGGGACGGCGCTGGTAGGGAGTCAG AAGGAACCCAGCGAAGTGCCAACACCTAAGAGACCTCGGGGCCGACCAAAGGGGAGCAAAAACAAGGGTGCTGCCAAGACCCGG AAAACTACCACAACTCCAGGGAGGAAACCAAGGGGCAGACCCAAAAAACTG gagaaggaggaagaagagggcatCTCGCAGGAGTCCTCCGAGGAGGAGCAGTGA
- the HMGA1 gene encoding high mobility group protein HMG-I/HMG-Y isoform X2 codes for MSESSSKSSQPLASKQEKDGTEKRGRGRPRKQPPKEPSEVPTPKRPRGRPKGSKNKGAAKTRKTTTTPGRKPRGRPKKLEKEEEEGISQESSEEEQ; via the exons ATGAGCGAGTCGAGCTCGAAGTCCAGCCAGCCCTTGGCCTCCAAGCAGGAAAAGGACGGCACTGAGAAGCGGGGTCGGGGCAGGCCGCGCAAGCAGCCTCCG AAGGAACCCAGCGAAGTGCCAACACCTAAGAGACCTCGGGGCCGACCAAAGGGGAGCAAAAACAAGGGTGCTGCCAAGACCCGG AAAACTACCACAACTCCAGGGAGGAAACCAAGGGGCAGACCCAAAAAACTG gagaaggaggaagaagagggcatCTCGCAGGAGTCCTCCGAGGAGGAGCAGTGA
- the SMIM29 gene encoding small integral membrane protein 29 isoform X3, which translates to MSNTTVPNVPQANSDSMVMYVQKKKRVDRLRHHLLPMYSYDPAEELHEAEQELLSDVGDPKVVHGWQSGFQHKRMPLLDVKT; encoded by the exons ATGAGTAACACTACAGTGCCCAATGTCCCTCAGGCCAACAGCGACTCCATG GTAATGTATGTCCAGAAGAAAAAGCG agTGGACCGGCTTCGCCATCACCTGCTCCCCATGTACAGCTACGACCCTGCTGAGGAGCTACATGAGGCTGAGCAGGAGCTACTGTCTGATGTGGGAGACCCCAAG GTGGTACACGGCTGGCAGAGTGGCTTCCAGCACAAGCGGATGCCCTTGCTGGATGTCAAGACCTAA
- the SMIM29 gene encoding small integral membrane protein 29 isoform X1: MSNTTVPNVPQANSDSMVGYVLGPFFLITLVGVVVAVVMYVQKKKRVDRLRHHLLPMYSYDPAEELHEAEQELLSDVGDPKVVHGWQSGFQHKRMPLLDVKT; encoded by the exons ATGAGTAACACTACAGTGCCCAATGTCCCTCAGGCCAACAGCGACTCCATGGTGGGCTATGTGTTGGGGCCTTTCTTCCTCATCACCCTGGTCggggtggtggtggctgtg GTAATGTATGTCCAGAAGAAAAAGCG agTGGACCGGCTTCGCCATCACCTGCTCCCCATGTACAGCTACGACCCTGCTGAGGAGCTACATGAGGCTGAGCAGGAGCTACTGTCTGATGTGGGAGACCCCAAG GTGGTACACGGCTGGCAGAGTGGCTTCCAGCACAAGCGGATGCCCTTGCTGGATGTCAAGACCTAA
- the SMIM29 gene encoding small integral membrane protein 29 isoform X2: MSNTTVPNVPQANSDSMVGYVLGPFFLITLVGVVVAVVMYVQKKKRYDPAEELHEAEQELLSDVGDPKVVHGWQSGFQHKRMPLLDVKT, translated from the exons ATGAGTAACACTACAGTGCCCAATGTCCCTCAGGCCAACAGCGACTCCATGGTGGGCTATGTGTTGGGGCCTTTCTTCCTCATCACCCTGGTCggggtggtggtggctgtg GTAATGTATGTCCAGAAGAAAAAGCG CTACGACCCTGCTGAGGAGCTACATGAGGCTGAGCAGGAGCTACTGTCTGATGTGGGAGACCCCAAG GTGGTACACGGCTGGCAGAGTGGCTTCCAGCACAAGCGGATGCCCTTGCTGGATGTCAAGACCTAA